Within Chaetodon auriga isolate fChaAug3 chromosome 7, fChaAug3.hap1, whole genome shotgun sequence, the genomic segment actgagggaCAAAGAAATTAGCTTATTTAGCAGATTCAAAAAATTAGGCTGAGTGTGAAGGGTCAACAGGCAGGAATGAGAATGGAAATAACCACTAATACTGATAAAAATGCCAAAAGAGAGGTTAGAGCGCTCTTGTCTGCAGGTCTGTAATCAATAAGAAGCTGCAGTTGTGCACATCGTCTCACAAAAGACACTAAAACCCCATAAAATGTCCTGTCCAAGAGAGGTGCACTGATTTCTGCTGAGCCATGTGGAAACAAGTGCATTTCAGAGAGATTACCATGCACGTACCATAGAAACTGGAAGAAAGTTTACGGAAATGAACGAGACAGCAGGTGATGTGAGTCTGCAGGAAGGCACAATGAGGGTACAGTAAAGTCACTCCTGAGGACTGCAGACACGTTGGTAGCTTTAGAGTGCCATTAAAGGAATATTACACAAACAATTCACGAGCGGTGAGTGGATTTCTGCTCCCACACTGCTTGGTCTGgttgaaaaatgattaaatctTGAGTATTTGTCCACTTAAAACTTATTTCACCAGATAAGAgctcaaaaataaaatgaaaatcagagCAATTCCAGAGATCTGAAGGCGTTAGTCAGAGGAGAGCAGCGGATCTGTCTATTCTGGGCTACAGAAAAAGGCTTTGGGCATGGCATGGACTTTCTGATGAATCACGTCAGAGGTATCTCTTTGAGGCACAtttctgaggtggaaaagtGGAAACTGGCAGgatttctttcattcatccatccatccattcactcattcattcattcatttcacagtcGTCTGTCTCAGCAAACACTCCCACGTTACAGCAGACACCTGGCAAACTGGGAGGAAACCGGTGTAAGAAAAGAATAATCACACCATCCAGCTCCGACTGTTCTAACCTCACCGTGGCGGCTTAAAGTCCGCTGTATGCGGGCTGATGGGCCTGTGGAGTCCAGGGCGTTGATACGTGGATATAGATAAAGAACACGGGAATAATAGTGTGATCCCAGCCTACAGTAACCATTAACCCCTTCCTATTCGTGGGCAAATGAGCCCCTAATTCACAACGCACCATGCCTGGCTGAGAATGGAGATGATGGGCTAAATTTGATCTGCAGAAATTAAGTCGAAAGGCTCACTCACCACTTGTCTGATTGCAAATGTAAATCCCACAATGTTGGGTGATAATTTCCGACTGCGGGACACACCGTCTCATGTATTCGGCaaactctgctctcctctcggctcagctcagctctgctccactctgtCGCCCTGCTGGTTGGTTTTTTAACAGTAAACTTGCCGATCCCAGGCTATTGTTAGCTATGCACAGAGAAGAATGCTGCGCAGAAACACCCGCCCATTTACCCGCCGCTACAGACACGCCATTGGATAATTTCAGCACCACTTGCCGCCAATTGGCTGTTTCAGATGTCCGCTCAAAGTCCGGGGCGTGTCGCAGCCGGAGAGCAGAGAGCGCGAGGTGGAACATTCAAAGACGCTGGGGAAAATTTCACGTCTCTTTCAGCCTGGGATAACGGTGTTGCATTCAGGTGTAACTCTACCAGCAGATCAAAAATTAGAAAGAAGTAGGAATTTAATGATAATACAATTCATCAAGagcaatatatatataacatCTACTGCATTTGTAAGACACAGATTAGGAAAAAGATACTCACAATCAGATATATTGATTGATATATATtatatcaaaatatataaaattaATAACACCCAATATAGTATTGATTTTAGCATTATTTTGTTGTGCCTCAAAAGATTACATTTGAAATAATACAAGATGAACCAACATTGTTTTTCAAGTGATGTTTAGATCgttttagaaaaaaatgtatctTACAATATCAAATGTGAGTTTAAGTGGAACATTGCGCAGCCTTCTCTCACAAGCTAAATACTCAATGTCTTTGGCTTTGAAAGGTCAAAACCACACATTTCCTTTATAACTCTACAAACATTGCTTGTGTTTGGTCTTTGTACTGTACCAATGACTAAGACACTTATGTTCATCTATAATTACACCATGCCTCTTACTGAGGCAGAAAAAATGACTTCTCCTGACCAACAGTGTATTTCTGGTGGAGATTCCCAGTCTGTCGTTCTGTTTAGCGAGGAATCTTCCATACTCTAACAATAAAGAGCAAACATTTCATACACCCTCGCactttgaaaacagaaacaaaacagcaaaagtgAAAACTAGTGCAattcaaaaatataaacaaacaactCCTCCTCTGTAGAGTTAAAACTTTTGATAATTCAGATTACATTTTGATTTCCATTCCATCAAAACACAAACCTAATTAAGTCTGATACTCATAATTAAATCCTTTAAGACATCATGCATCGTTTCCTCAAAGCAGGCTTTTCAAGAAACCagaaaaactgatttattttcatcattacgGCAAGGCAAAAGTAAATGAGGTGAAGAATAATATGGCAgcgacatctagtggtgagagTGAAGCACTCCATGGACTCCATGGTCAAAGACAGCTCTGCCTTCATCAGTTCAGCTTCAAGACTGCATATTTTACACTTTTCACCAGCAATCAGTGTTCATCAGTTTATCATCACCAGGTGAACCAAGTGACTACCTCTAGTAAGGTAACTGTGTTCAGAGGGGTCTAACTTAATGGTCGCGTGTTTTCAAGTCTGTATCAATACAATACGTGCAtgtatgtctgtctgtactGTTCACTGAAATGTGGTCAGTCTAATTGTTCCTCTTCTTCATACTGAACGCAAAAAAATCCCACATTAAAGCAAATTTAATGTAAGTGTTAGGGGCCAAAATTCATCTGCCTCaataattaagaaaaaagtCCATCTGAAGCTAGtgtgaggcttcagcagttAGAATACAAGACGTGacataaatatcaaataaaaagaGGTAGtggtctttaaaaaaaaaaaaagaggtagcAAACACTCTCAGGTCAACTAGAACTTTAAAACCTTGTtcttcatcatttcctctgtgctaATGTTGTCTCTCCCTGTGCTCCAGACTCACCCTCAGTCACCTGACCTGCTCACTCTCCAACGCCATACCCTGCTCATCATCCCTGCCTGCCTTCATCCTCCTGATGGACAACCTTCAGTCTCCATCTGCCATCATCCACccttttagtttttagttttacaATAAATCTTTCAAATTTTCCCCTGAGTCTGTGTGGTGCATTTTGGGTCCAATCCTTGCTAAATACATCTTAAATTGTATTCCAAAATCAACTAACCACATTCTGCACAGAGCCCCAACAAGGTAAAGATGTATGGATAGCAATAACCAGATGAACATATTTATTataatgacaaaacagcttAAGAGAAGCATGCCCACCAGGAGGATAAAATGTCTGCATTTAACGCGCATTGGGAGTTAAATGTAAAGCAGGTaaagagtgaagaggagaacatgcagagagggagcagacaTCAGGGACAGGACAAGTGTTTTCAGCGAGGAAGGACAACAAATCTGAGGTTTGGAGGGGGATAGAGGAgcgtgaggaggagagggagagggggaaaaaaatctgcagtatcagcgggaggaggaggaggaaaactggGGAGCTCAGTCACTTCCGCACCATGTGAGCTAACGGGATCGAAGCTCACTTGCTCCCAGTTGGATCGCGCATCCTCCAGGATAGAGCTGCAGCCGCCCGGCACAGCCGAGGCGTCCACCCGCCAGAGGAAGCGAGATCCACGAtagagagagacaccagaggcCAGGGAGGAGACATCGGCGGCTCGGTGCACACAGCGGAGTCTCCTATAGACAATCCACGTTTGACCAGCAGCGAACATGACTGCGGACGTGGCGGTGTCTCTGTCGTTGCTCGTGGGAATTGTCGCTCTAAGCGACGCGACCCGCAGGTTGTTGAACAGGGCCCTCGTGGACACCGGGCTCTCTGTGTACGCGGTGGAGCTCGTGTCCACCttccagctgtgctgctgcacgcACGAGctaaagctgctgtcagaggtGGGCGGGATCGAGCCTCGACTCTCGCTCACCTTGACGTACCTGGCATCTGTGATTCACGGGCTCACCTTTAGCGGGGCCATCGGCAACCCCTCCGGTGCCCTCGAGCATGCATACCACGCGAAGCTCTCGGGCGGATGCGCCCTGCGGCGGATTGCGTGCCAGTTCGCTGCGGCCGCTGCTGCGCGAGCTGCAGTCCCGTTGATCTGGGGTATGGGGTTGTCGGGGCTGCACGTGCGTCATAAGTTGTTTGGTTACCGGTGCATCAGTCCCATTCACGCGCCGCTGCCCAAGGCCGCCGCCGTGGAGTTCGCGTGCGCCTTTGCGGTTCAGACCGCTATTACGCACACACGGTCTGTGGATGAAAAATACCGCGTGCACGCGGTAGCTGCGGTGATCGCAACAGTAGTTTATGCAGGTATGACAATGACTCTGTTTAGTTGTTTCTGTTAACATCATGTCAATAACTGTGTTTCATTATTGTATGGACACAGTCCAACTCCAGTATGAATTAGACTGATGGTAAATGTAACTGCAGCAAATTTATGCAAAATACTGATGACACGGAGCGGGTCTGATGAATGAATATGTACTCCTATGTCCTCTTACTACATGACTGTAAGACTGCTTTAAGAGCACGTTCGACTCGCTTGTTGGGGAGTTGTACATGAATAAACAGTGGCTGTTGTTTTGGTCCCTAAAAGTTAAtacaggggtgtgtgtgtgtgtgtgtgtgtgtgtgtgtgtgtgtgtgtctaggtGGCAGTGTGACAGGAGCAGTGTTTAACCCTGCGCTGGCCTTCTCCACACAGTTCCCCTGCAGTGGAAACTCCTTCCTGGAGTATTGTCTGGTCTACTGGCTGGGCCCTCTGATGGGTAAGACCCACTGATGCACACAAATATCAGGGTTTCTGCAGGTCTATAAAAGTCTGAGAAAACAATACTAAACTGTTGTGACTGTTCAATGCGCACTTTGACATATTCTGTTAGCTTAATAGTTTAATAGTTCATCTACAATTTTAATTACAGCCCTCAAATAAGTATTGTGGAGTAGAAAGTATAAAGTAGGATTCACTGACAATACTCAACTAAGGTATGTCAAATATTAAGTACTTTACActacataacacacacacacacacacacacacacacacacacactcttatccagactttctgacattttatagacaaataATTGATCAGTTAATTGAGTGGTAAATGTTCATAGTGTACTAAGCTGCAGTAA encodes:
- the aqp11 gene encoding aquaporin-11 codes for the protein MTADVAVSLSLLVGIVALSDATRRLLNRALVDTGLSVYAVELVSTFQLCCCTHELKLLSEVGGIEPRLSLTLTYLASVIHGLTFSGAIGNPSGALEHAYHAKLSGGCALRRIACQFAAAAAARAAVPLIWGMGLSGLHVRHKLFGYRCISPIHAPLPKAAAVEFACAFAVQTAITHTRSVDEKYRVHAVAAVIATVVYAGGSVTGAVFNPALAFSTQFPCSGNSFLEYCLVYWLGPLMGMMSSVLLFDKLVPLLGRKSPSLHLPLETKKRT